The DNA sequence TCAGCCGATCCTCAAGTCCGAGGTCGAGCACAGCGAGCTGTTCGCGGAAAAAACGGCGCCGCTCTCCTGTGACCCCGATGGATAAGCCGCGGCGTTTCCCCCGTCTGTAGGCGAGAGCTAAATTTTCTTCAATCGTCATACTCGGCGACGTGCCGGCGAGCGGGTCTTGAAAAACGCGTCCGACATAACGCGCCCGCTGATGCTCGCGTAACCGCGTCACGTCGTCGCCGGCAATCGATACCGAACCGACATCCGGCTTTAATCGTCCAGCCACAATGTTGAGCAGTGTCGATTTGCCGGCCCCGTTGCTGCCAATCACCGTGACGAAGTCGCCCGGCTTAAGACGTAAGTCGATACCCGTGAGCGCAACTTTTTCATTCACTGTACCAGCAAAAAACGTTTTGTGTACCCCTTGCACGCGTAACATTACTGCTCACCTCCTCCTGACCGCACCGCGGCGCCGCCATTTACGCGTGGCTGGCGGCGAAAGACGGACCACTGCGGCACAATTAATGCAATAATGACGAGAACAGCTGAGACGAGCTTCATATCCGACGGGTCAAACCATTCGATGTCGAGGGCAAACTTAATGACGATGCGGTAAAGAACTGCACCGACGATGACGGCAAAAGTGGCAATAACGATCTTGTTGCTGCGGAAAATCGCTTGCCCAATAATGACCGACGCGAGCCCGACGAGAATGAGACCGATCCCCATACCGATATCGGCGTACCCTTGGTATTGGGCAATCATCGCTCCGCTCAAACCGACGAGCCCGTTTGAAATGCTTAAGCCCCAAATTTTCGTATGGTCCGTATTGACCCCGAGGCTTCTGATCATCTCTTGGTTGTCTCCTGTCGCTTGAATACTCAAGCCAATTTCCGTATGCAAAAACCAATCGATAACGAGTTTGACGACAATCGCGACCGCGGCCAACAGTAAGATCGACTGCGTCGTGCCCAACAGTCCGGACGATTGCATCGTAGAAAAAAGCGTCTCTTCCCGCAGCAACGGCAAATTCGCTTTTTCCATGATGCGCAAGTTAATCGAGTACAGGGCGATCATCGTTAAAATCCCAGCCAACAACCCGTTAATATTACCTTTCGTGTGCAACAGGCCGGTAATAAAACCGGCCAGCGCACCGGCGACGATTGCCGCACCCGTCGCCAAAAGCGGGGAGTAGCCGCTAACGATTAGTTTCGTAGCGACCGCTGCCCCTGTCGTAAAACTCCCGTCGACCGTCAAGTCGGGCAGATCGAGTATCCTGAAGGTTAAGAATACACCAAGTGCGGTAATGGCATAGATTAAGCCTAAATCAATGGCCGTACCCATAGTTATCCACCTCAAATGTTGTCACGACTAATGCTGTAATTAGTTTCCGCTCCCTCCATTTAATCAAAGACTTGATCGGCTTTCTTTAACAGCTCTTCGGGTAATTTGACTCCCATGCGCTCAGCAGCGCCTTTGTTAATTTTCAGCTCAATCGCCTCTAGCGTTTCGACTGGCATTTTCGCCGGGTCTTCGCCTTTCAGAATTTTAAGCGCCATTTCACCCGTTTGGTATCCGAGCTTCTCATAATCGATCCCCCACGTCGCGAGGCCACCCCTTTTCACACTGTCGCCTTCGCCGACGATGAGCGGCAGTTTCTCCTTCTCGGCAATTTGAATCATCGATTCTAGCGCATCGACGACAGCATTGTCTGTCGGTACGTATAACGCGTCCACTTTTCCGACGAGGGACTGCGCCGCTTGCAACACTTCGTTTTTATTCGTCACTGTTTTCAACTCGAGTTTAAGTCCAAGCTCTTCCGCAGCTTCCTTCGCGATCTTTACTTGCGCTTCCGAATTAATCTCCCCTGAATTGTACACAATGCCGACCGTTTTTGCTTTTGGTGCAACTTCCGGGACGAGACCGAGTTGTTCCTTCACCGGGTTTAAGTCGCTCGTTCCCGTCACATTACTGCCCGGTGCTTCCCAGCTGTCGACGAGTCCAGCCTCAGCCGGTTCGGTCACCGCCGTAAACAGCACGGGAATATCCGTTAAAGCTTGCGCCGTCGCCTGCGCCGACGGTGTGGCAATCGCCAGCACTAAATCGACTTTACTCGCAAACTTACTGGCGATCGATGTCGCTGTCGCTTGTTCGCCTTGCGCATTTTGAATATCGAACGTGACGTTTTCGCCTTCTTTATAGCCGTTGTCAGCGAACGCCTGCAAAAACCCTTCGCGTGCGGCGTCGAGTGACGGGTGTTCCACAAGCTGGTTAATGCCGATCGTCACTTTCTTTTGATCGCCGTCCTTAGCCTTGTCCCCGCCTTTCGACTCGTTTTTCGCCCCTGAGTTGCTACTATCTCCCTGTTTGGCTCCGTCTTGCTGTCCACAAGCGGCGATAATGAGAACACACGCTAACAAAACAAGTGAAAAATAAGACCACTTTTTCTGCATCTGTCAATAACACCCTTTCCATTTCGCATTAACGCGAATGCGCTGTAATGCGTTAAAGTGTACTAGCTTTATCCTTATCCTAACACAACATAGAACCGTTCGTCACTAAAGTACTACGAGACTTTGACGCCAAAATCACTCGCTTCTACGGCAACATCCCTCTACCATTCGCATGCACATAACGACTGACGCCCGGCGATGCGCTCTGCTCCAACCGGCTTGCAGCACATCCTTTATTAAGCCCCATTTTTGCTGTGCGACGCATGCCTTAGACAGCGTTCAATACCCCTTGATATAAAAAGTTTCCTACGGGCAAAATATCTATAGACAGAGATAGCCGTTAATGTGCTAAACTTTAGGAAGGACCTTTTTTAGTACGACGTCTTATACTGTAGCGACGGCGATTAGTTAAACGGTATGTGCAAAATAGAACTGCCATTCCTCGCACATACTTACGTGAAGATAAGAAAGGGAGATATGTCCGCATGATTATCTTAAAGACAAAAAAAGACATCGAACATATGGCTAAGGCCGGCAAGCTATTAGCGTCCTGCCACCGCGAAATTGCTAAACGCATTCGCCCTGGGGTCACGACGTGGGAGATCGACCAATTCGTGGAACGATACTTAGAAAAACACGGTGCCACACCAGAACAAAAAGGGTACCATGGCTTTCCGTTTGCCACGTGTGCTTCCGTCAACGACGTCATCTGCCACGGTTTTCCAAACAAACAGCCTTTAAAATCAGGCGACATCGTCACGATCGACATGGTCGTCAATTTGAACGGTGGTTTAGCCGATTCCGCGTGGTCGTACGCCGTCGGCAATGTCTCCCCTACCGCCGAGCGCCTCCTCAAGGTGACGAAGGAATCGCTTTATAAAGGGATTGAACAGGCCGTCGTCGGCAATCGTATCGGCGATATTTCCCACGCCGTGCAAACACATGCCGAAGCACACGGCTTCTCCGTCGTAAGACAATTTATCGGGCACGGCATTGGTAAAAATATGCACGAGGCGCCCGATGTCCCGCACTTCGGCCCTCCCGGACGCGGACCGCGCCTGCGAGAAGGAATGGTCATTACGATTGAACCGATGCTCAACGTCGGCTCATTCCACGCCAAAGTCGACGACGACAACTGGACGGCGCGCACCGTAGACGGCAGTTTGTCCGCCCAGTACGAGCACACGCTCGCGATCACGAAAGACGGTCCGCGCATTCTTACGGAACAATCGTAACCGCACCGACGAATATAATCGAAACGGTACAACCGAGTAATGATCGTCACCTGCCTCCCCTTTTGCTGGTGGGGGCTTTTTTTAAAACTCCGTTTTCTCTTTCATTTAATCATATATTAACAAATGACCGTCTATTTAGGCAAGGGAAAGATCGCATGAAGGAGTCATTGGCATCGTGAGCGCGACACGGTGAGCGCGACTCCGTGATGGCAGCCCCGCGTAGCGGCTCACTGGCTCGCCGATGATGTTCACGTCTTGTTGCGCAACCCTAGAGGTCATACCTTATAATAGAAAAGATAATCGCTACTACTTAACAGGCGTTTCTTAATAGCGGTTCTTAATAGCAGTTCCAAATAGGAGAGGATTTACCGTGAAAACGACACCTACCGACGCCATCGTCGACACGCTACTCGCACTCGTGAACATACCGAGCCCGACGGGAAGGACTCACCGTGCCATCCAATACATCGTGGCGCGCATGAACGATTTGGGTGGCGAAAACATGACGGTACAACGGACGAACAAAGGTGGCCTTAACGTCACCGTTCCCGGGCGCGACAGGGCGACACAGCGCGTGTTGACAGCTCACGTCGATACGTTAGGCGCCATGGTAAAAGAAATAAAAGAAGACGGACGCTTGAAACTGTCGCAGCTCGGCGGTTACTCTTGGCATTCGGTCGACGGCGAATACTGCACCGTCGAGACGGGGAACGGACAAACGATTAGTGGGACGATTTTGGCAACCCATACGTCCGTTCACGTATACGCCGATGCGCGCGAACAAGCACGCACAGAAGAAAATATGGAAGTACGCCTCGACGCACCCGTAAAAAGTGAGGCCGACGTGCACGCCCTGGGCATTAACGTCGGTGACTTTGTCTCGTTCGATGCCCGCGCAGAAAAGACGGCGCACGGTTTTGTAAAAAGCCGTCACTTGGACGACAAAGCGAGTACTGCCATCTTAGTGGAACTCATTCGATACCTAGTGAAAACGAACACTGAACTGCCGTATACGACTCACTTTATGTTCAGCACGTTCGAAGAAGTCGGCTTCGGCGCTAATTCCGGCATCCCGGAGGGCGTCCGCGAATATTTGGCCGTCGATATGGGCGCCATAGGCGAAGGTCAAGCGACCGACGAGTACTGCGTCTCGATTTGTGCGAAAGATAGCAGCGGTCCGTACAACTATGACTTGCGGCAAAAACTGGTCGCCTTAGCGGAGCAGCACGACATTTATTATCAAGTGGACATTTACCCGTTTTACGGTTCTGACGCCAGCGCAGCGGTAGAGGCGGGAGCCGATCTCATACACGGATTAGTCGGTCCGGGCATCGATGCCTCCCAC is a window from the Numidum massiliense genome containing:
- a CDS encoding ABC transporter ATP-binding protein; the protein is MLRVQGVHKTFFAGTVNEKVALTGIDLRLKPGDFVTVIGSNGAGKSTLLNIVAGRLKPDVGSVSIAGDDVTRLREHQRARYVGRVFQDPLAGTSPSMTIEENLALAYRRGKRRGLSIGVTGERRRFFREQLAVLDLGLEDRLKMKVGLLSGGQRQALSLLMATFTEPNILLLDEHTAALDPKRVASITKLTEEIVKNAQLTTLMVTHNMEQALQLGNRLIMMHEGRIVLDLSEEKKCKMDVADLLHAFEDVRGEAFAEDRYVLQ
- the map gene encoding type I methionyl aminopeptidase yields the protein MIILKTKKDIEHMAKAGKLLASCHREIAKRIRPGVTTWEIDQFVERYLEKHGATPEQKGYHGFPFATCASVNDVICHGFPNKQPLKSGDIVTIDMVVNLNGGLADSAWSYAVGNVSPTAERLLKVTKESLYKGIEQAVVGNRIGDISHAVQTHAEAHGFSVVRQFIGHGIGKNMHEAPDVPHFGPPGRGPRLREGMVITIEPMLNVGSFHAKVDDDNWTARTVDGSLSAQYEHTLAITKDGPRILTEQS
- a CDS encoding ABC transporter substrate-binding protein; this translates as MQKKWSYFSLVLLACVLIIAACGQQDGAKQGDSSNSGAKNESKGGDKAKDGDQKKVTIGINQLVEHPSLDAAREGFLQAFADNGYKEGENVTFDIQNAQGEQATATSIASKFASKVDLVLAIATPSAQATAQALTDIPVLFTAVTEPAEAGLVDSWEAPGSNVTGTSDLNPVKEQLGLVPEVAPKAKTVGIVYNSGEINSEAQVKIAKEAAEELGLKLELKTVTNKNEVLQAAQSLVGKVDALYVPTDNAVVDALESMIQIAEKEKLPLIVGEGDSVKRGGLATWGIDYEKLGYQTGEMALKILKGEDPAKMPVETLEAIELKINKGAAERMGVKLPEELLKKADQVFD
- a CDS encoding M42 family metallopeptidase; protein product: MKTTPTDAIVDTLLALVNIPSPTGRTHRAIQYIVARMNDLGGENMTVQRTNKGGLNVTVPGRDRATQRVLTAHVDTLGAMVKEIKEDGRLKLSQLGGYSWHSVDGEYCTVETGNGQTISGTILATHTSVHVYADAREQARTEENMEVRLDAPVKSEADVHALGINVGDFVSFDARAEKTAHGFVKSRHLDDKASTAILVELIRYLVKTNTELPYTTHFMFSTFEEVGFGANSGIPEGVREYLAVDMGAIGEGQATDEYCVSICAKDSSGPYNYDLRQKLVALAEQHDIYYQVDIYPFYGSDASAAVEAGADLIHGLVGPGIDASHAYERTHEDALSNTFRLLYHYVLSPSL
- a CDS encoding ABC transporter permease; its protein translation is MGTAIDLGLIYAITALGVFLTFRILDLPDLTVDGSFTTGAAVATKLIVSGYSPLLATGAAIVAGALAGFITGLLHTKGNINGLLAGILTMIALYSINLRIMEKANLPLLREETLFSTMQSSGLLGTTQSILLLAAVAIVVKLVIDWFLHTEIGLSIQATGDNQEMIRSLGVNTDHTKIWGLSISNGLVGLSGAMIAQYQGYADIGMGIGLILVGLASVIIGQAIFRSNKIVIATFAVIVGAVLYRIVIKFALDIEWFDPSDMKLVSAVLVIIALIVPQWSVFRRQPRVNGGAAVRSGGGEQ